One Phycisphaera mikurensis NBRC 102666 DNA window includes the following coding sequences:
- the xseB gene encoding exodeoxyribonuclease VII small subunit: MPDPAETADVEAMPFEQALTALEGLIERVESGETSLEDALRDYAAGTALIQRCRDVLDTAETRMAELVIDAGGPARVAEGDA, encoded by the coding sequence GTGCCGGATCCCGCCGAGACCGCCGACGTGGAAGCGATGCCCTTCGAGCAGGCGCTCACGGCGCTCGAGGGCCTCATCGAGCGTGTGGAGTCGGGCGAGACCTCGCTCGAGGACGCCCTCCGCGACTACGCCGCGGGCACCGCGCTCATCCAGCGGTGCCGAGACGTGCTCGACACCGCCGAAACGCGGATGGCCGAGCTGGTGATCGACGCCGGCGGCCCGGCTCGCGTCGCCGAGGGCGACGCTTGA
- a CDS encoding prepilin peptidase: protein MSGLAMLAQAVPADPLSGGGGVPAEAFALVLAVLWGACVGSFLNVVVYRVPEGMSVVSPPSRCPGCEQRLAWFDNVPVLGWLWLRGRCRTCKMKISPQYPLVEAATALLFGVLTYAYYFTELRPPFAVFGVALTWPILGVHLTLVAAMLAASLIDAKLYIIPLGITWVASLVALAMPLSFALGLTAEPTLNPEGAFGSLVPSVGHAGLGAALGGMAGLGLAVLALRRGILPLSFAEEPGGEDAALPGEDPEAFLAHPHPRREVLKEVLFVLPPIAGAAVGLLAGEAAAGPDPAFLPAWSASLGGVLLGYLAGGAVVWFVRILGTLLFGKEAMGLGDVHLMAAVGAVIGAADAALAFFVAPFLGLLVAFGAGGISRVLTGEKRVIPYGPSLCVAVYAVMMFRNVIFDALAA from the coding sequence TTGAGCGGGCTCGCCATGCTCGCCCAGGCGGTGCCGGCGGACCCGCTCTCCGGTGGCGGGGGCGTGCCGGCGGAAGCGTTCGCGCTCGTGCTCGCGGTCCTCTGGGGCGCCTGCGTCGGAAGCTTCCTGAACGTCGTCGTGTACCGGGTGCCCGAGGGCATGAGCGTCGTCTCGCCGCCTTCGCGCTGCCCCGGGTGCGAGCAGCGGCTCGCGTGGTTCGACAACGTCCCGGTGCTCGGCTGGCTGTGGCTGCGGGGGCGGTGCCGCACCTGCAAGATGAAGATCAGCCCGCAGTACCCGCTGGTGGAGGCGGCCACGGCGCTGCTGTTCGGCGTGCTGACGTACGCGTACTACTTCACCGAGCTGCGGCCGCCCTTCGCCGTCTTCGGGGTCGCCCTGACGTGGCCGATCCTCGGCGTCCACCTCACGCTCGTGGCGGCGATGCTCGCCGCGAGCCTGATCGACGCGAAGCTCTACATCATCCCGCTGGGCATCACCTGGGTGGCGTCGCTGGTGGCGCTGGCGATGCCGCTGTCCTTCGCGCTGGGGCTCACGGCCGAGCCCACGCTCAACCCCGAGGGCGCCTTCGGCAGCCTCGTGCCCTCGGTCGGGCACGCCGGCCTCGGGGCGGCGCTGGGCGGCATGGCGGGGCTGGGCCTCGCCGTGCTCGCGCTGCGGCGCGGGATCCTGCCGCTGTCCTTCGCCGAGGAGCCCGGCGGAGAGGACGCGGCGCTGCCGGGCGAGGACCCCGAGGCCTTCCTCGCCCACCCGCACCCGCGGCGGGAGGTGCTGAAAGAGGTGCTCTTCGTGCTGCCGCCGATCGCGGGCGCGGCCGTCGGCCTGCTCGCGGGCGAGGCGGCCGCGGGCCCGGACCCCGCCTTCCTGCCCGCTTGGTCGGCCAGCCTCGGCGGCGTGCTGCTGGGCTACCTCGCCGGCGGCGCGGTCGTGTGGTTCGTCCGCATCCTGGGCACGCTGCTCTTCGGCAAGGAGGCGATGGGGCTCGGCGACGTGCACCTGATGGCCGCGGTGGGCGCGGTCATCGGCGCCGCCGACGCCGCGCTCGCCTTCTTCGTCGCCCCGTTCCTGGGCCTGCTCGTCGCCTTCGGAGCCGGCGGCATCTCGCGGGTCCTGACCGGCGAGAAGCGGGTGATCCCCTACGGGCCGTCGCTGTGTGTGGCGGTCTACGCGGTGATGATGTTCCGCAACGTGATCTTCGACGCGCTGGCGGCCTAG
- a CDS encoding replication-associated recombination protein A codes for MQDLFADRRQQKRDAAAPLAVRMRPRTLDAYAGQKHLLGPGEPLARLIAADRLGSVLLYGPPGTGKTTLAELIARRTDAVFVRGHAASAGVKEVRQVLDAARQRLELDGHRTVYFLDEVHRFSKSQQDVLLEDVERGVVTLIGATTENPMYAVNAALVSRSQIFALEPLSERDVAGVLRRAVADEDNGYGGQGVTLDQDALAFLARASDGDARRALNALEVAVLSERHAAEEGSADRGPGDAETAPVRGFPPVRVTLGAAEKSLQRKALAYDRAGTEHHDTISAFIKSVRGSDPDAALYWLAKMIVAGEDPRFLARRIAILASEDVGNADPRGILVAAACFDVVERIGMPEARITLAQATVYLATAPKSNASYAAINAAIADVEANRTQPVPTALRSARNRKSGDYKYAHAAEGGVSDETYLGVPTTFYTPTDRGHEVRIAAYLQWVKERRGA; via the coding sequence ATGCAAGATCTCTTCGCCGATCGCCGCCAGCAGAAACGCGACGCCGCCGCGCCGCTGGCGGTGCGGATGCGGCCGCGCACGCTCGACGCGTACGCGGGGCAGAAGCACCTGCTCGGCCCCGGCGAGCCGCTGGCGCGGCTGATCGCGGCGGACCGGCTCGGCAGCGTGCTCCTGTACGGGCCGCCGGGCACCGGGAAGACCACGCTGGCGGAGCTGATCGCGCGCCGCACCGACGCCGTCTTCGTGCGCGGCCACGCGGCGTCGGCGGGCGTGAAGGAGGTGCGCCAGGTGCTCGACGCGGCGCGGCAGCGGCTGGAGCTCGACGGCCACCGGACCGTTTACTTCCTCGACGAGGTGCACCGCTTCAGCAAGAGCCAGCAGGACGTGCTGCTCGAGGACGTGGAGCGGGGCGTCGTCACGCTGATCGGCGCGACCACCGAGAACCCGATGTACGCGGTCAACGCCGCGCTCGTCTCGCGGAGCCAGATCTTCGCGCTCGAGCCGCTGTCCGAGCGGGACGTCGCCGGCGTGCTGCGGCGGGCGGTGGCCGACGAGGACAACGGCTACGGCGGGCAGGGCGTGACACTCGACCAGGACGCGCTCGCCTTCCTGGCCCGGGCCAGCGACGGCGACGCGCGGAGAGCCCTCAACGCGCTGGAGGTCGCGGTGCTCTCCGAGCGTCACGCGGCGGAGGAAGGATCCGCGGACCGCGGGCCCGGGGACGCCGAAACCGCACCGGTCCGCGGGTTCCCGCCCGTGCGCGTCACGCTCGGAGCCGCCGAGAAGTCGCTGCAGCGGAAGGCGCTCGCGTACGACCGCGCCGGCACCGAGCATCACGACACCATCTCCGCCTTCATCAAGAGCGTCCGCGGCAGCGACCCCGACGCGGCGCTCTATTGGCTCGCGAAGATGATCGTCGCCGGCGAAGACCCGCGCTTCCTCGCCCGCCGCATCGCCATCCTCGCCAGCGAGGACGTCGGAAACGCCGACCCGCGCGGGATCCTCGTCGCCGCCGCCTGCTTCGACGTCGTCGAGCGGATCGGCATGCCCGAGGCCCGGATCACGCTCGCCCAGGCCACCGTCTACCTCGCCACCGCGCCCAAGAGCAACGCCAGCTACGCCGCCATCAACGCCGCCATCGCCGACGTCGAAGCCAACCGCACGCAGCCCGTGCCCACCGCGCTGCGTTCCGCCCGCAACCGCAAGAGCGGCGACTACAAGTACGCCCACGCCGCCGAGGGCGGCGTGAGCGACGAGACGTACCTCGGCGTGCCGACGACCTTCTACACCCCCACCGACCGCGGCCACGAGGTGCGGATCGCGGCGTACCTGCAGTGGGTGAAGGAGCGCCGCGGCGCGTGA
- the cdaA gene encoding diadenylate cyclase CdaA — translation MFAQLELLWARLGVYFREGWYYVLIELAVIWVVVYLIFRFLRGTRGARVVKGAALILISGTLAVQVLGGDEKLARLNFLYSNFLAFASVMLVIVFQPELRRALVRLGEARLFRSSGLRRARVVDELLASIAYLARHKVGALVAIERQVGLGGVIEAGVRIDAEVTKELLNTVFWPGSALHDMGVVLRGDRLVSAGVQFPLADGDALPQELGSRHRAALGLSQECDALVVVVSEETGTISLAERGRLDRELTVEELRSRISRGIAKVPLNPSTETDTEPAE, via the coding sequence ATGTTCGCCCAGCTGGAGCTTCTCTGGGCCCGGCTGGGCGTCTACTTCCGCGAGGGCTGGTACTACGTGCTCATCGAGCTCGCGGTGATCTGGGTGGTCGTCTACCTGATCTTCCGCTTCCTCCGCGGCACCCGCGGGGCCCGCGTCGTGAAGGGCGCGGCGCTGATCCTCATCAGCGGCACGCTGGCCGTGCAGGTGCTCGGCGGCGACGAGAAGCTCGCCCGGCTGAACTTCCTCTACTCCAACTTCCTGGCCTTCGCCTCGGTGATGCTGGTGATCGTCTTCCAGCCGGAGCTGCGACGCGCGCTCGTCCGCCTCGGCGAGGCCCGGCTCTTCCGCTCCAGCGGCCTGCGGCGTGCCCGTGTGGTGGACGAGCTGCTCGCCTCGATTGCCTACCTGGCCCGGCACAAGGTCGGGGCGCTGGTCGCCATCGAGCGGCAGGTCGGGCTCGGCGGCGTGATCGAGGCCGGCGTGCGGATCGACGCCGAGGTGACCAAGGAGCTGCTGAACACGGTGTTCTGGCCGGGCAGCGCCCTGCACGACATGGGCGTTGTGCTCCGCGGCGACCGCCTCGTCTCCGCCGGCGTGCAGTTCCCGCTCGCCGACGGCGACGCCCTCCCGCAGGAGCTCGGCTCCCGGCACCGGGCGGCGCTGGGGCTGAGCCAGGAGTGCGACGCGCTCGTCGTCGTGGTCAGCGAGGAGACCGGTACGATCAGCCTCGCCGAGCGTGGACGCCTCGACCGCGAGCTGACCGTCGAGGAGCTGCGGAGCCGGATCTCCAGGGGCATCGCGAAGGTCCCGCTGAACCCCTCGACCGAGACCGACACCGAACCCGCCGAGTGA
- a CDS encoding glutamate-5-semialdehyde dehydrogenase: protein MTAAATDEATQDVPAHCQDLAAAARAAGHAMATAPGRQRNAALHAIAAALRARTPELLAANEEDLAAAEGNGLSDAMIDRLRLTGPRIERIAEAVDAIAAQPDPVGRILEGRVLDNGIRLSRVRVPLGVVFIVFESRPNVTADAAALCLKSGNAAILRGGKEAAHSNRAIHACVAAGLGAAGLPAAAVQLVGTPDRAAVTELLKLDGLIDVCIPRGGESLIRAVVEQSRIPVIKHYTGNCHVYVDASADPDMAEAICLNAKTQRTGVCNAAETILFHEATLRSGLAGRVVAALLDAGVELHAGDRLLDATPAHPRLRPATAADWAEEYLSMECAVEVVASLDEATDHINRWGSRHTDAIVTGDLAAADRFVARVDTANAMVNCSTRFSDGQQYGLGAEIGISTDKLHARGPMGAEDLTTYQWVARGDGQVRS, encoded by the coding sequence ATGACCGCCGCCGCCACCGACGAAGCCACGCAGGACGTGCCGGCCCACTGCCAGGATCTCGCCGCCGCCGCCCGCGCCGCCGGCCACGCGATGGCCACCGCGCCCGGCCGCCAGCGCAACGCCGCGCTGCACGCGATCGCCGCCGCCCTCCGCGCCCGGACCCCCGAGCTGCTGGCGGCGAACGAGGAAGACCTCGCCGCCGCCGAAGGCAACGGCCTCTCCGACGCGATGATCGACCGGCTCCGCCTCACCGGCCCGCGGATCGAGCGCATCGCCGAGGCCGTCGACGCCATCGCCGCCCAGCCCGATCCCGTCGGCCGCATCCTCGAGGGCCGCGTGCTCGACAACGGCATCCGCCTCTCGAGAGTCCGGGTTCCGCTGGGCGTGGTCTTCATCGTCTTCGAGAGCCGGCCCAACGTGACGGCCGACGCGGCGGCGCTGTGCCTGAAGTCCGGCAACGCCGCGATCCTCCGCGGCGGCAAGGAGGCCGCCCACAGCAACCGAGCGATCCACGCCTGCGTCGCCGCCGGGCTCGGCGCCGCCGGCCTGCCCGCCGCCGCCGTGCAGCTGGTCGGCACCCCCGACCGGGCCGCGGTGACGGAGCTGCTCAAGCTCGACGGCCTCATCGACGTGTGCATCCCGCGCGGCGGCGAGTCGCTCATCCGAGCCGTCGTCGAGCAGAGCCGCATCCCGGTCATCAAGCACTACACCGGCAACTGCCACGTGTACGTCGATGCCTCCGCCGACCCGGACATGGCCGAGGCGATCTGCCTCAACGCCAAGACGCAGCGCACCGGCGTGTGCAACGCGGCCGAGACGATCCTCTTCCACGAGGCGACGCTCCGAAGCGGCCTCGCCGGCCGCGTCGTGGCCGCCCTGCTCGACGCCGGGGTCGAGCTGCACGCCGGCGATCGCCTCCTCGACGCCACCCCCGCCCACCCGCGGCTCCGCCCCGCCACCGCCGCGGACTGGGCCGAGGAGTATCTCTCCATGGAGTGCGCGGTGGAGGTCGTCGCTTCGCTGGACGAAGCGACCGACCACATCAACCGGTGGGGCAGCCGCCACACCGACGCGATCGTGACCGGCGACCTCGCCGCCGCCGACCGCTTCGTCGCCCGCGTCGACACCGCCAACGCCATGGTCAACTGCTCCACGCGCTTCAGCGACGGCCAGCAGTACGGGCTGGGCGCGGAGATCGGGATCAGCACCGACAAGCTGCACGCGCGGGGGCCGATGGGGGCGGAGGATTTGACGACGTATCAGTGGGTGGCGCGGGGGGATGGGCAGGTGCGGAGTTGA